The following coding sequences are from one Macaca nemestrina isolate mMacNem1 chromosome 1, mMacNem.hap1, whole genome shotgun sequence window:
- the LOC105489219 gene encoding pre-mRNA-splicing factor 38B isoform X3, whose amino-acid sequence MSTRDLDVKAGGGCVMTIGEMLRSFLTKLEWFSTLFPRIPVPVQKNIDQQIKTRPRKIKKDGKEGAEEIDRHVERRRSRSPRRSLSPRRSPRRSRSRSHHREGHGSSSFDRELEREKERQRLEREAKEREKERRRSRSIDRGLERRRSRSRERHRSRSRSRDRKGDRRDRDREREKENERGRRRDRDYDKERGNDREKERERSRERSKEQRSRGEVEEKKHKEDKDDRRHRDDKKDSKKEKKHSRSRSRERKHRSRSRSRNAGKRSRSRSKEKSSKHKNESKEKSNKRSRSGSQGRTDSVEKSKKREHSPSKEKSRKRSGSKERSHRRDHSDSKDQSDKHDRRRSQSIERESQEKQHKNKDETV is encoded by the exons ATGTCAACAAGg gACCTAGATGTGAAGGCTGGTGGAGGCTGTGTAATGACCATTGGAGAAATGCTACGATCTTTTCTCACAAAACTGGAGTGGTTTTCTACCTTGTTTCCAAGAATTCCAGTTCCAGTTCAAAAGAATATTGATCAGCAGATTAAAACCCGACctagaaaaatcaagaaagatgGGAAGGAAGGTGCTGAGGAAATAGACAGACATGTTGAACGCAGACGTTCAAG GTCTCCAAGGAGATCTCTGAGTCCACGGAGGTCCCCAAGAAGATCAAGAAGTAGAAGTCATCATCGGGAGGGCCATGGGTCTTCTAGTTTTGACAGAGaattagaaagagagaaagaacgcCAGCGACTAGAGCGTGAAGccaaagaaagggagaaagaacgGCGAAGATCCCGAAGTATTGACCGGGGGTTAGAACGCAGGCGCAGCAGAAGTAGGGAAAGGCATAGAAGTCGCAGTCGAAGTCGTGATAGGAAAGGGGATAGAAGGGACAGGGAtcgagaaagagagaaagaaaatgagagaggtaGAAGACGAGATCGTGACTATGATAAGGAAAGAGGAAATGAccgagaaaaagagagagagcgatCAAGAGAAAGGTCCAAGGAACAGAGAAGTAGGGGAGAGGTAGAAGAGAAGAAACATAAAGAAGACAAAGATGATAGGCGGCACAGAGATGACAAAAAAGattccaagaaagagaaaaaacacagtagaagcagaagcagagaaaggaaacACAGAAGTAGGAGTCGAAGTAGAAATGCAGGGAAACGAAGTAGAAGTAGAAGCAAAGAGAAATCaagtaaacataaaaatgaaagtaaagaaaaatcaaataaacgAAGTCGAAGTGGCAGTCAAGGAAGAACTGACAGtgttgaaaaatcaaaaaaacGGGAACATAGtcccagcaaagaaaaatctAGAAAGCGTAGTGGAAGCAAAGAACGTTCCCACAGACGAGATCACAGTGATAGTAAGGACCAGTCAGACAAACATGATCGTCGAAGGAGCCAAAGTATAGAACGAGAGAGCCAAGAAAAACAGCATAAAAACAAAGATGAGACtgtgtga
- the LOC105489219 gene encoding pre-mRNA-splicing factor 38B isoform X1, producing MANNSPALTGNSQPQHQAAAAAAQQQQQCGGGGATKPAVSGKQGNVLPLWGNEKTMNLNPMILTNILSSPYFKVQLYELKTYHEVVDEIYFKVTHVEPWEKGSRKTAGQTGMCGGVRGVGTGGIVSTAFCLLYKLFTLKLTRKQVMGLITHTDSPYIRALGFMYIRYTQPPTDLWDWFESFLDDEEDLDVKAGGGCVMTIGEMLRSFLTKLEWFSTLFPRIPVPVQKNIDQQIKTRPRKIKKDGKEGAEEIDRHVERRRSRSPRRSLSPRRSPRRSRSRSHHREGHGSSSFDRELEREKERQRLEREAKEREKERRRSRSIDRGLERRRSRSRERHRSRSRSRDRKGDRRDRDREREKENERGRRRDRDYDKERGNDREKERERSRERSKEQRSRGEVEEKKHKEDKDDRRHRDDKKDSKKEKKHSRSRSRERKHRSRSRSRNAGKRSRSRSKEKSSKHKNESKEKSNKRSRSGSQGRTDSVEKSKKREHSPSKEKSRKRSGSKERSHRRDHSDSKDQSDKHDRRRSQSIERESQEKQHKNKDETV from the exons ATGGCTAACAACAGCCCCGCGCTGACAGGCAACTCGCAGCCGCAGCACCAGGCGGCCGCTGCTGCGGCTCAGCAACAGCAGCagtgcggcggcggcggcgctaCCAAGCCGGCGGTCTCGGGCAAGCAGGGCAATGTGCTCCCGCTCTGGGGCAACGAGAAGACCATGAACCTCAACCCCATGATCCTGACCAACATCCTGTCGTCGCCTTACTTCAAAGTACAGCTCTACGAGCTCAAGACCTACCACGAGGTGGTGGACGAGATCTACTTTAAG GTCACGCACGTTGAACCATGGGAGAAAGGAAGCAGGAAAACAGCGGGCCAGACAGGGATGTGCGGAGGG GTTCGAGGTGTTGGAACAGGAGGAATTGTTTCTACAGCATTTTGCCTGTTATACAAATTATTTACCCTGAAGTTAACTCGAAAGCAAGTGATGGGTCTTATAACACACACAGACTCTCCATATATTAGAGCTCTTGGATTTATGTATATAAG ATATACACAGCCCCCTACAGATCTATGGGACTGGTTTGAATCCTTCCTTGATGATGAAGAG gACCTAGATGTGAAGGCTGGTGGAGGCTGTGTAATGACCATTGGAGAAATGCTACGATCTTTTCTCACAAAACTGGAGTGGTTTTCTACCTTGTTTCCAAGAATTCCAGTTCCAGTTCAAAAGAATATTGATCAGCAGATTAAAACCCGACctagaaaaatcaagaaagatgGGAAGGAAGGTGCTGAGGAAATAGACAGACATGTTGAACGCAGACGTTCAAG GTCTCCAAGGAGATCTCTGAGTCCACGGAGGTCCCCAAGAAGATCAAGAAGTAGAAGTCATCATCGGGAGGGCCATGGGTCTTCTAGTTTTGACAGAGaattagaaagagagaaagaacgcCAGCGACTAGAGCGTGAAGccaaagaaagggagaaagaacgGCGAAGATCCCGAAGTATTGACCGGGGGTTAGAACGCAGGCGCAGCAGAAGTAGGGAAAGGCATAGAAGTCGCAGTCGAAGTCGTGATAGGAAAGGGGATAGAAGGGACAGGGAtcgagaaagagagaaagaaaatgagagaggtaGAAGACGAGATCGTGACTATGATAAGGAAAGAGGAAATGAccgagaaaaagagagagagcgatCAAGAGAAAGGTCCAAGGAACAGAGAAGTAGGGGAGAGGTAGAAGAGAAGAAACATAAAGAAGACAAAGATGATAGGCGGCACAGAGATGACAAAAAAGattccaagaaagagaaaaaacacagtagaagcagaagcagagaaaggaaacACAGAAGTAGGAGTCGAAGTAGAAATGCAGGGAAACGAAGTAGAAGTAGAAGCAAAGAGAAATCaagtaaacataaaaatgaaagtaaagaaaaatcaaataaacgAAGTCGAAGTGGCAGTCAAGGAAGAACTGACAGtgttgaaaaatcaaaaaaacGGGAACATAGtcccagcaaagaaaaatctAGAAAGCGTAGTGGAAGCAAAGAACGTTCCCACAGACGAGATCACAGTGATAGTAAGGACCAGTCAGACAAACATGATCGTCGAAGGAGCCAAAGTATAGAACGAGAGAGCCAAGAAAAACAGCATAAAAACAAAGATGAGACtgtgtga
- the LOC105489219 gene encoding pre-mRNA-splicing factor 38B isoform X2, whose product MGLITHTDSPYIRALGFMYIRYTQPPTDLWDWFESFLDDEEDLDVKAGGGCVMTIGEMLRSFLTKLEWFSTLFPRIPVPVQKNIDQQIKTRPRKIKKDGKEGAEEIDRHVERRRSRSPRRSLSPRRSPRRSRSRSHHREGHGSSSFDRELEREKERQRLEREAKEREKERRRSRSIDRGLERRRSRSRERHRSRSRSRDRKGDRRDRDREREKENERGRRRDRDYDKERGNDREKERERSRERSKEQRSRGEVEEKKHKEDKDDRRHRDDKKDSKKEKKHSRSRSRERKHRSRSRSRNAGKRSRSRSKEKSSKHKNESKEKSNKRSRSGSQGRTDSVEKSKKREHSPSKEKSRKRSGSKERSHRRDHSDSKDQSDKHDRRRSQSIERESQEKQHKNKDETV is encoded by the exons ATGGGTCTTATAACACACACAGACTCTCCATATATTAGAGCTCTTGGATTTATGTATATAAG ATATACACAGCCCCCTACAGATCTATGGGACTGGTTTGAATCCTTCCTTGATGATGAAGAG gACCTAGATGTGAAGGCTGGTGGAGGCTGTGTAATGACCATTGGAGAAATGCTACGATCTTTTCTCACAAAACTGGAGTGGTTTTCTACCTTGTTTCCAAGAATTCCAGTTCCAGTTCAAAAGAATATTGATCAGCAGATTAAAACCCGACctagaaaaatcaagaaagatgGGAAGGAAGGTGCTGAGGAAATAGACAGACATGTTGAACGCAGACGTTCAAG GTCTCCAAGGAGATCTCTGAGTCCACGGAGGTCCCCAAGAAGATCAAGAAGTAGAAGTCATCATCGGGAGGGCCATGGGTCTTCTAGTTTTGACAGAGaattagaaagagagaaagaacgcCAGCGACTAGAGCGTGAAGccaaagaaagggagaaagaacgGCGAAGATCCCGAAGTATTGACCGGGGGTTAGAACGCAGGCGCAGCAGAAGTAGGGAAAGGCATAGAAGTCGCAGTCGAAGTCGTGATAGGAAAGGGGATAGAAGGGACAGGGAtcgagaaagagagaaagaaaatgagagaggtaGAAGACGAGATCGTGACTATGATAAGGAAAGAGGAAATGAccgagaaaaagagagagagcgatCAAGAGAAAGGTCCAAGGAACAGAGAAGTAGGGGAGAGGTAGAAGAGAAGAAACATAAAGAAGACAAAGATGATAGGCGGCACAGAGATGACAAAAAAGattccaagaaagagaaaaaacacagtagaagcagaagcagagaaaggaaacACAGAAGTAGGAGTCGAAGTAGAAATGCAGGGAAACGAAGTAGAAGTAGAAGCAAAGAGAAATCaagtaaacataaaaatgaaagtaaagaaaaatcaaataaacgAAGTCGAAGTGGCAGTCAAGGAAGAACTGACAGtgttgaaaaatcaaaaaaacGGGAACATAGtcccagcaaagaaaaatctAGAAAGCGTAGTGGAAGCAAAGAACGTTCCCACAGACGAGATCACAGTGATAGTAAGGACCAGTCAGACAAACATGATCGTCGAAGGAGCCAAAGTATAGAACGAGAGAGCCAAGAAAAACAGCATAAAAACAAAGATGAGACtgtgtga